The following proteins are encoded in a genomic region of Stigmatopora nigra isolate UIUO_SnigA chromosome 3, RoL_Snig_1.1, whole genome shotgun sequence:
- the LOC144194130 gene encoding uncharacterized protein LOC144194130: MTAEELWDAKDEPECRKLQVVWKKRHRIDLSSSDVSEAAHPQQKSSITKEEIEEEDKEEIEHLIQVRHPCKHVKKEEEALPCVQGKAWDVLDSPPTDVSLKGEAQGPGEERREAEPPRSSGSSIEGNRSPEVGLIAPLSEHSSSDYDEDEDDDDEESDGPKGDNKRWKCSQCGKSYCNKSVLKMHLKTHTGEKPFACSACAKSFFRKLDLDKHTRIHTGEKPFVCSVCGQRFTEKGHLISHTRTHTGEKPYSCSVCGQRFAHKGGVKTHTRTHTGEKPFPCAICGKRFKQNSNLKAHTRTHTGEKPFPCSVCGQRFAQKGDLKKHTRTHTGDKPFSCSICGQRFTEKGKIKRHLRTHTGEKPFSCSICEQKFTHKTNLIRHAMTHTGEKPFSCLVCGQTFTRKYRFKEHKCDGAKSTAGSKTWNETELARRPRVKYNTFSSLCGENFLLKAQQTYLLIDVPVKMCKVQMLRALLKQRLSDAVEEVVVLFERTIAEYEEELCRTKEENARQRQLLDSVLKKPEAQLRLQENGEEDLRLEQQEHGGQVERKEPQPELVHVKVEDGEGDHRQEADLSAYRIIVKSEDDEDKRQPRPAGSPAPPSDVLDTATDAEDEPPRGEAAGRTDDVPAEDEPSRSEAAGRTDDVPAECSQCGKTFGNKRNLKRHMRCHTGEKPFLCSHCGKRFSRKDYLVTHIRKHTGEKPFSCSICHSSFTFQSALFQHMETHFGEKPQCPQCHKSFGNKRNLIRHMRHHTGEKPCVCSFCGERFSLKRSLLRHIRTHIGEKTFSCSVCHTTFCYQSGLSKHMKKHVDESAPLQCPLRFGGIAWRLFGDYRGQMCAKMVKEESDGQLGWNEEPNERLESLGKTRFGFYAADYFYPDQNEADSPDVKNEDLHVTPSDFRYVKEEWQADIADFPPVDVIVKTEEDEGIVDRRRRRSQADELLPPLSESDDLTSHSSDAGDGEPSKSDGKRWKCSRCDKTFDAKYTLKIHTRIHTGEKPFACSVCGKTFTQRGHLGTHSRKHTGEKPFVCSFCGKSFSGKGNLKTHTRTHTVEKPFACTVCGKQFSIKGNLRTHSRIHTGEKPFVCTLCGKRFSQKPNLITHARTHTGEKPFACSICRTTFSTKDGLIRHTKTHTGEKPFPCLVCGKRFSQKPNLATHLRTHDGGKDSPQFVVTDLI; the protein is encoded by the exons ATGACAGCGGAGGAACTTTGGGACGCAAAAGACGAGCCAGAGTGTCGGAAACTGCAAGTGGTTTGGAAAAAACGGCATAGGATCGATCTCAGCAGCTCAG ATGTCAGTGAAGCAGCACATCCTCAGCAGAAGTCCTCTATCACCAAAGAGGAGATCGAGGAGGAAGACAAGGAGGAAATAGAGCATTTGATCCAGGTTCGGCACCCTTGCAAACACGTCAAAAAGGAAGAGGAAGCTTTGCCATGCGTTCAAGGCAAAGCGTGGGATGTTCTCGACTCTCCGCCGACGGATGTCTCGTTAAAAGGTGAAGCCCAAGGTCCAGGGGAGGAGAGAAGAGAGGCGGAGCCTCCGAGAAGTAGCGGTAGCTCGATAGAAGGCAATAGATCCCCAGAAGTTGGCCTCATTGCTCCATTATCAGAACACAGCTCGTCTGACtatgatgaggatgaggatgatgatgatgaagagtcGGATGGTCCGAAAGGTGACAACAAACGCTGGAAATGCTCTCAGTGTGGAAAAAGCTACTGCAACAAGTCTGTGTTGAAAATGCACCTGAAAACgcacactggagaaaaacctTTCGCCTGCTCGGCATGCGCGAAAAGCTTCTTTCGAAAGCTCGACTTGGACAAACACACAAGAATACACACAGGGGAGAAACCGTTCgtctgctcagtttgtggtcagagaTTTACTGAAAAGGGACACTTGATCAGTCACACCAGGACGCACACTGGGGAGAAGCCTTACTCCTGCTCGGTTTGCGGTCAAAGATTTGCCCACAAGGGGGGTGTAAAAACACACACCAGAacacacactggggagaaaccctTTCCGTGCGCCATTTGCGGTAAAAGGTTCAAGCAAAACAGTAACTTAAAAGCGCACACGAGAACCCACACCGGGGAGAAACCCTTCCCCTGCTCGGTTTGTGGACAAAGGTTTGCTCAAAagggagatttaaaaaaacacacaagaacacacacgggcgacaaacccttttcctgctcgATCTGCGGCCAAAGATTCACCGAGAAGGGAAAAATCAAGCGACACTTGAGGAcgcacactggtgaaaaacctttCTCCTGCTCCATTTGCGAACAAAAATTCACTCACAAGACAAACCTAATAAGACATGCCATGacacacactggtgagaaacctttctcCTGCTTGGTTTGCGGTCAAACGTTCACTCGAAAGTATCGGTTTAAGGAGCACAAGTGCGACGGCGCCAAGAGCA CTGCCGGAAGTAAAACATGGAATGAAACGGAGCTAGCAAGACGGCCTCGCGTGAAATACAACACATTTAGCAGTTTATGCGGCGAGAATTTCCTTCTCAAAGCTCAGCAAACATATCTGCTTATTGATGTT CCTGTGAAAATGTGCAAAGTGCAAATGCTGCGAGCTTTGCTCAAGCAGCGATTAAGCGACGCCGTCGAAGAGGTCGTGGTTCTCTTTGAAAGAACCATCGCAGAGTACGAGGAGGAACTTTGTCGGACCAAAGAGGAGAACGCCAGACAACGTCAATTACTGGATTCCGTTTTGAAGAAGCCCGAAGCTCAATTGCGCCTGCaag AAAACGGCGAGGAAGATCTTCGTCTGGAGCAACAGGAGCACGGTGGCCAAGTGGAGCGGAAAGAACCCCAACCAGAACTTGTCCACGTCAAAGTGGAAGATGGCGAAGGAGATCATCGTCAAGAAGCGGACTTATCCGCGTACCGCATCATCGTCAAAAGCGAAGACGACGAGGACAAACGTCAGCCGCGTCCCGCCGGCAGCCCGGCTCCGCCCTCAGACGTCCTCGACACGGCCACCGACGCCGAGGACGAACCCCCCCGGGGCGAGGCGGCGGGACGGACCGACGACGTCCCCGCCGAGGACGAACCCTCCCGGAGCGAGGCGGCGGGACGGACCGACGACGTCCCCGCCGAGTGCTCCCAATGCGGCAAGACGTTCGGGAACAAGCGCAACCTGAAACGCCACATGAGGTGCCACACGGGAGAGAAACCATTCCTGTGCTCGCATTGCGGCAAACGATTCTCCCGCAAGGATTACTTGGTCACGCACATCCGAAAACACACGGGAgaaaaacccttttcctgctcaaTCTGCCACTCCAGCTTCACTTTCCAGTCGGCGTTATTCCAGCACATGGAGACGCACTTTGGGGAGAAGCCGCAATGTCCGCAGTGCCACAAAAGCTTCGGCAATAAGCGTAACCTCATCCGGCACATGCGGCATCACACGGGGGAGAAACCCTGCGTCTGCTCCTTCTGCGGCGAGCGCTTCTCCCTGAAGAGAAGCCTGCTGCGACATATCCGGACGCATATCGGAGAAAAAACCTTTTCCTGTTCTGTCTGCCACACCACCTTCTGCTATCAGTCGGGTTTGAGTAAGCACATGAAAAAACACGTCGACGAGAGCGCGCCGCTGCAATGCCC GCTCCGTTTTGGTGGCATCGCCTGGCGATTATTTGGTGATTATCGTGGCCAAATGTGCGCTAAAATGGTCAAAGAAGAGTCGGATGGTCAACTTGGTTGGAACGAAGAACCAAACGAGCGTCTGGAATCTTTGGGAAAGACGCGATTTGGTTTCTACGCTGCAG ATTATTTTTACCCCGATCAGAACGAGGCGGATTCCCCCGACGTGAAAAACGAAGACCTCCACGTCACGCCATCAGATTTCCGCTACGTGAAAGAAGAATGGCAAGCCGACATCGCCGATTTCCCGCCGGTCGACGTCATCGTAAAGACCGAAGAGGACGAAGGCATCGTGGACCGCCGTCGCCGGCGTTCCCAAGCGGACGAGCTCTTGCCGCCGCTTTCGGAAAGCGACGACCTAACGTCCCACTCGTCCGACGCGGGTGACGGCGAACCTTCGAAAAGCGACGGCAAGCGCTGGAAATGCTCCCGCTGCGACAAAACTTTTGACGccaaatatactttaaaaatccACACGAGAATccacactggagaaaaacccTTTGCCTGCTCGGTTTGTGGTAAAACCTTCACTCAGCGAGGACATCTGGGAACACACTCGAGAAaacacactggtgagaaacctttcgTCTGCTCGTTTTGCGGGAAAAGTTTCTCCGGGAAGGGCAATTTAAAAACGCACACCAGGACGCATACGGTGGAGAAACCTTTCGCCTGCACAGTGTGTGGCAAACAATTCTCCATTAAGGGAAACTTGCGAACGCACAGCAGAATTCACACTGGGGAAAAACCTTTTGTCTGCACGCTTTGCGGTAAAAGGTTCTCCCAAAAGCCAAATTTGATCACACATGCCAGGACACACACGGGAGAAAAACCCTTCGCCTGCTCCATTTGCCGTACGACATTTTCAACAAAGGACGGTTTGATCCGACACACAAAAACGCACACGGGAGAGAAACCTTTTCCCTGCCTGGTTTGCGGGAAAAGATTCTCACAGAAGCCAAATTTGGCGACGCATTTACGAACGCATGACGGGGGGAAAGATTCGCCTCAGTTTGTGGTAACGGATTTAATAtga
- the LOC144194221 gene encoding uncharacterized protein LOC144194221 yields MFAKRTNDYLEELHTEEDFLDPDGEEEAATTQFQQTEDLEAVHIKEEQEEEIITFPLTGIFVKSDEDDENPSVAGDILAPISENDDASPSSDAADEPPEGVGARHGDNSRVKCPQCDKTFFNKSTMKRHAKIHSGEKRFACSACGKTFFRKEELKSHMKTHTGEKPYVCAFCGKRYCEKQTLTNHTRTHTGEKPFACAECGKRFTHRALLKEHMSTHSEEKPFLCAICGKGFSMRKYLRVHARTHTVEKPFSCSICSKTFSAKAALKTHARTHTGEKPFPCSFCGVSFSIMRSLLRHQRLHTREKTFACSFCGRTFLRKDEVQRHSRTHTGEKPFVCLVCEKRYSDKQSLTNHARVHVGEKPRGCAVSDVN; encoded by the exons ATGTTTGCCAAAAGGACAAATGATTACTTGGAAGAACTTCACACAGAAG AAGACTTTCTCGATCCCGATGGAGAAGAAGAAGCGGCGACCACTCAATTTCAACAAACGGAAGACCTCGAAGCTGTCCACATAAAAGAAGAGCAAGAGGAAGAGATCATCACGTTTCCATTGACTGGCATCTTTGTGAAAAGCGACGAAGATGACGAAAACCCCAGCGTAGCGGGCGACATCTTGGCTCCAATTTCCGAAAACGACGACGCCTCGCCGTCTTCGGACGCCGCCGACGAGCCCCCGGAGGGTGTGGGCGCACGCCACGGCGACAACAGCCGCGTCAAATGTCCCCAGTGCGACAAAACGTTCTTCAACAAATCCACTATGAAAAGACACGCCAAAATCCACAGCGGGGAGAAAAGATTTGCTTGCTCGGCCTGCGGGAAAACCTTCTTCAGGAAGGAGGAGCTTAAAAGCCACATGAAAACGCACACCGGAGAAAAACCCTACGTGTGCGCCTTTTGCGGCAAGCGGTATTGCGAAAAGCAAACGTTGACCAATCACACCAGGACGCACACGGGGGAGAAACCCTTCGCCTGTGCCGAGTGCGGGAAACGATTCACCCATCGGGCCCTCCTCAAAGAGCACATGAGCACGCACTCGGAAGAGAAACCCTTTCTCTGCGCCATTTGCGGCAAAGGCTTCTCCATGCGGAAATATTTGCGGGTGCACGCCAGAACGCACACTGTGGAAAAACCCTTCTCCTGCTCCATTTGCTCCAAGACCTTCTCCGCCAAGGCGGCTTTGAAAACACACGCCAGGACGCACACCGGGGAAAAACCTTTCCCCTGCTCCTTTTGCGGGGTCAGCTTCTCCATTATGAGGAGTTTACTGAGGCACCAAAGACTGCACACCCGAGAGAAGACCTTCGCTTGCTCGTTTTGCGGTCGGACTTTCTTGAGGAAGGACGAAGTGCAAAGACACAGCAGGACGCACACCGGGGAAAAgccttttgtttgtttagtttgTGAGAAAAGGTATAGCGACAAGCAAAGTTTAACAAATCACGCCAGGGTGCACGTTGGGGAAAAACCGCGGGGTTGCGCCGTCTCGGAcgtgaattga
- the LOC144194222 gene encoding dead end protein 1-like has protein sequence MDSNQNQVINVERMQALEAWLTTTQTKITQVNGQRKYGGPPEGWEGPQPGPKCEVFIKHIPRESYEDLLLPLFGSVGPLWEFRLMMNFSGHNRGFAYAKYGSSEVAEKAVRLLHGRQLLPGRPLIVCLSNEKRRLRVTSLPNRVDQDELLQVLYGMVVGVEGLSMESQPPRAKTVSAVVVFSSHHQAAMAKRVLGEAFWKQFGIRVGVHWNSPKMELSEDRLRQRPPRGPPPAPKHGRISHRDSHRSAPRRPPDFCRAVGGPVGGPVSGPIGARRASVRASAAASLQKRCSELGVGQPTFDFSCESTGPDGRLPAKFVVNISRVGVFRGTMRLLPRPTASGCLAAAREVAATAILQWMEVKLIIQ, from the exons atggacAGCAACCAGAACCAG GTGATTAATGTTGAGCGGATGCAGGCGTTGGAAGCCTGGCTGACAACAACCCAAACCAAGATCACCCAGGTTAACGGCCAACGAAAGTATGGAGGACCTCCCGAAG GTTGGGAAGGCCCCCAGCCGGGCCCCAAATGCGAAGTGTTCATCAAACACATCCCGCGGGAAAGCTACGAagacctcctcctccccctcttcgGCTCGGTGGGACCGCTGTGGGAGTTCCGGCTCATGATGAACTTCAGCGGCCACAACCGCGGATTCGCCTACGCCAAGTACGGCTCGTCCGAGGTGGCCGAAAAAGCCGTGCGTCTTCTGCACGGCCGCCAGCTGCTGCCGGGGCGACCGCTCATCGTCTGTCTCAGCAACGAGAAACGGCGTCTCCGCGTCACGTCTTTGCCGAACCGCGTCGACCAAGATGAGCTTCTTCAG GTTCTCTATGGGATGGTGGTCGGGGTGGAGGGGCTTTCAATGGAGTCGCAGCCTCCCAGAGCAAAGACCGTGTCCGCCGTGGTGGTCTTTTCTTCACACCACCAGGCGGCCATGGCCAAGAGAGTGCTGGGGGAAG CATTTTGGAAGCAGTTTGGCATCCGAGTGGGCGTCCATTGGAATTCCCCCAAGATGGAGCTCTCGGAGGACCGCCTTCGTCAGAGGCCGCCACGAGGCCCGCCTCCCGCCCCAAAGCATGGGCGGATCTCCCACAGGGATTCACACCGCTCGGCTCCTCGCCGGCCACCGGATTTCTGCAGAGCCGTCGGGGGACCAGTCGGAGGACCGGTCTCAGGACCGATCGGCGCCAGGCGGGCGTCCGTCAGGGCGTCCGCGGCGGCGTCGCTGCAAAAGCGTTGCTCCGAGTTGGGGGTCGGCCAGCCGACATTCGATTTCTCCTGCGAGTCCACCGGGCCCGACGGCCGGCTTCCCGCCAAATTCGTGGTCAACATCTCGAGGGTGGGGGTCTTCCGAGGGACGATGAGACTCTTGCCGCGACCCACCGCCAGCGGCTGTTTGGCGGCCGCTCGAGAAGTGGCGGCGACGGCGATCCTGCAGTGGATGGAGGTCAAACTAATCATCCAATGA